In Acidobacteriota bacterium, the DNA window GAATCTTGCGCGGAGGGCCGGCATTTGAGTATCCTGGGCGCACGGGACGTGGACAGCCTGGCGGCGGCGCCCGGTGCACGGGATGGACCGGTCGGCGTCGGGAGCGCCGGGCGGGGAAATCGCGTTTCGGCGCCGGGCAGGCCCCGGAGCCCCGTCCAACGGTCCCCCTTCGGGAGAGAGCATCCATGGTCGAACCAAGCGTGGAGCAGAAATCGAAGCAGGCGACGGTCTTCCCCGTGCTGCCGCTCCGGAACACCCTCCTGTTTCCCGAGATGATCATTCCTCTGGCGGTGGGACGCGAACGCTCCCTCAAGGCCGTGGAACAGGCCACCCGCGGGGAGGGCTTCCTGCTCATCCTCAGCCAGAAGGACGGGGACGTGGAGGAGCCGGCGGCCGAGGACCTCTACACCGTGGGCGTCATCGCGAAGATCCTGAGGCTCATGCGCGTGGCGCCCAACAACCTGTCGGTGATCGTGAGCGGCCAGAGCAAGGTCCGCGTGGAGGAGTTCACCTCCACCGACCCGTTCTTCGAGGCGCGGGTCGCCTATCTCGAGGACCAGCCCGGCGAGCCCCTCGAGGTGGAGGCCCTCCAGAAGACCATTCTGGCCCAGTACGAGAAGCTGGCGGGCATCGTCCCCTCCATCCCCCAAGAGATGGTGGCCGCCCTCCAGCGTTACGACCAGCCCAACCGGGTGGTGGACACGATCGCCTTCAACCTGAACATCAGCCTCGCGGAAAAGCAGGCCATCCTCGAGGAGACCTCCGTGGTCCAGCGCTTGCGGATGCTCACGGGCGTCCTCGCCCGAGAGCTCCAGGTGGTGGAGCTCGGCAGCAAGATCCAGTCCGAAGTCATCGACAAGATGAACAAGGCTCAGCGCGACTACTTCCTCAAGGAGCAAATGAAGGCGATCCAGAAGGAACTCGGCGAGGGTGACGACCGGAGCCGGGAGATCGAGGAGCTCAAAGCGCGCATCGCCAAGGCCAAGATGCCGAAGGATGTGGAGCCGGTGGCGCTGAAGGAGGTGGAGAGGCTGGCCATGATGCACCCCTCCGCCGCCGAGTACACCGTTTCGAGGACCTACCTGGACTGGCTCATCGAATTGCCCTGGAGCAAGAGCACCAAGGACCGCCTGGACGTGAAGCGCGCCCAGCGGTGCCTCGACGAAGACCACTACGGGCTCCAGAAGGTGAAGGACCGCATCGTCGAATACCTGGCCGTTCAGCAGCTCAAGAAGGACATGAAAGGTCCCATCCTTTGCCTGGTGGGTCCTCCGGGCGTGGGCAAAACGAGCCTCGGCCGGTCGGTGGCGCGCTCCCTCGGGCGAAAGTTCGTCCGGATGAGCCTCGGCGGCATCCGGGACGAGGCGGAGATCCGGGGCCACCGGCGGACCTACGTGGGCGCCCTGCCGGGACGGATCATCCAGGGCATGCGAAAGGCCGGGACCCACAACCCCGTCTTCATGCTCGACGAGCTGGACAAGGTGGGCATGGACTTCCGGGGAGATCCGACCTCCGCGCTCCTCGAGGTCCTCGACCCGGAGCAGAATTTCTCTTTCTCCGACCACTACCTCGAGGTGCCCTTCGACCTCTCCAAGGTCATGTTCATCGCCACGGCCAACATCCTGGACACGATCTCCCAGCCCCTGCTGGACCGCACGGAGGTGATCCGGCTTCCCGGATACACCGAGGAGGAGAAGCTTCACATCGCCAAGGACCACCTCCTGCCGAGGGTGCTGGACAACCACGGCCTCAAGCGCTCGCAGATCCGCTTCGAGGACGGGGCCATCCGGAAAATCATCACGGAATACACCCGCGAGGCCGGCGTGCGGAACCTGGAGCGTCAGATGTCGACGGTCTGCCGCAAGGTGGCCAAGGAGCGCGTGAGCGGACGCCTGAAGTCCGTCACGATCACGACCGAGACCCTCAAGACCTACCTCGGTCCCCAGCAGGTCTTCCTGGAGACGCGCGAGCGCATCGACCGCCCCGGAGTGGCCACGGGGCTGGCGTGGACACCCGTGGGGGGAGACATTCTCTTCATCGAATCCACGGCCATGCGGGGACGGGGGACGCTGACGCTGACGGGCCAGCTCGGCGACGTCATGAAGGAATCGGCGGTGGCGGCTCTCTCCTGGATCCGGTCCCAGGCCGGCGACCTGAACATTCCGGAATCACGCTTCTCCAAGCAGGACATCCACGTCCACGTCCCCCAGGGGGCCATCCCGAAGGACGGTCCCTCCGCCGGCGTCGCCCTCGCGACCTCCATGGTGTCACTCCTGACGGGCCGCGTGGTGCGGGACGACCTGGCGATGACCGGCGAGATCACCCTGACCGGTAAGGTCCTGCCGGTGGGGGGCATCAAGGAGAAGGTCCTGGCGGCCAAGCGGGCGGGCTTGAGCGAGGTGATTCTCCCCGAGAAAAACGCCAACGACCTGGAGGACCTCACGGAGGAGGCCAAGGAGGGGATGACCTTCCACTTCGTTCGGGAGATCTCCGAGGTCCTGGCCCGGGCGATCCGTCCCTCCGGTTCGGGAAGGAGGAGACCCGGGGCGAAACGGGGCGCCTCCGTCAGGCGTGGGCGGAAGTGAGGGCCGACCCTCCGCCCTGCGCGGACGAAGGCCACCGAAACAGGTAGGTCTGGCCCTGGAAGGTGGCCCGGGCCACGGAGCCTGCCTCCACGAGTCTTTCCACAAGATCCCAACCGATTCCCGTCGGGGCGAGGGCCTGTCTCAGGACGGACTCGGTGTACGGGCGCCGGCCAAGGAGGTCCATGAGCCTCGACTGCCCGGGGCCCAGGGAGGGATCCGGGCCCGCGTCGGCGGGGAGCAGTAGCCTTACCCCTTCCACCGAGTCTCTCAGCGCGAGGAAGGCGGCCACCACCGTCTCCGGGGAAGGTGGCAGCGCCCGCGAGCCGCACGCCTCGGGCCGAGGGAACGAAAGATAGGCCCGGACGGGCCTGAGGTGCCGCAGAAGCCTGGCCAGTTCGGCCACCTGCTCGGCGTCGTCGTTGATGTCCTGCACGAGCGTGGTCTCGGTTACGAGGGTTCCGGGGAACTCCTTGGAGAAAGCCAGCGTCCCCTGGATCAT includes these proteins:
- the lon gene encoding endopeptidase La, producing MVEPSVEQKSKQATVFPVLPLRNTLLFPEMIIPLAVGRERSLKAVEQATRGEGFLLILSQKDGDVEEPAAEDLYTVGVIAKILRLMRVAPNNLSVIVSGQSKVRVEEFTSTDPFFEARVAYLEDQPGEPLEVEALQKTILAQYEKLAGIVPSIPQEMVAALQRYDQPNRVVDTIAFNLNISLAEKQAILEETSVVQRLRMLTGVLARELQVVELGSKIQSEVIDKMNKAQRDYFLKEQMKAIQKELGEGDDRSREIEELKARIAKAKMPKDVEPVALKEVERLAMMHPSAAEYTVSRTYLDWLIELPWSKSTKDRLDVKRAQRCLDEDHYGLQKVKDRIVEYLAVQQLKKDMKGPILCLVGPPGVGKTSLGRSVARSLGRKFVRMSLGGIRDEAEIRGHRRTYVGALPGRIIQGMRKAGTHNPVFMLDELDKVGMDFRGDPTSALLEVLDPEQNFSFSDHYLEVPFDLSKVMFIATANILDTISQPLLDRTEVIRLPGYTEEEKLHIAKDHLLPRVLDNHGLKRSQIRFEDGAIRKIITEYTREAGVRNLERQMSTVCRKVAKERVSGRLKSVTITTETLKTYLGPQQVFLETRERIDRPGVATGLAWTPVGGDILFIESTAMRGRGTLTLTGQLGDVMKESAVAALSWIRSQAGDLNIPESRFSKQDIHVHVPQGAIPKDGPSAGVALATSMVSLLTGRVVRDDLAMTGEITLTGKVLPVGGIKEKVLAAKRAGLSEVILPEKNANDLEDLTEEAKEGMTFHFVREISEVLARAIRPSGSGRRRPGAKRGASVRRGRK